One genomic region from Curtobacterium sp. 9128 encodes:
- a CDS encoding LuxR C-terminal-related transcriptional regulator: MTRTAALLLAEIAARPGPVHDRAQALLDELHHHIPFDGAWMALAERGSTGYSAVASTDLDESSVRYLSGPEVARDIERTGLDRARPPTSLSDLPYPSAGLQTWAECLLPAGFHEALSVALFEDGGRHVGFMTVLFRSAAPPSRTLRRRLTRLLPEFASGIDPVRSLATSAASVSGARSGVVLLPGSGVTRIPGLSDDVLLSADSALVDAARDAIGEGQRYATFLWPRGGRQLPDGYTRVTVLACDRDLQTAARGVVVLSPAGRLRGLTPRELEVLGHVIEGCSNLEIARALMIAPRTVAAHIEHILFKLDATSRTLAAVRAERAGLYVPLSRARQG; encoded by the coding sequence GTGACACGCACTGCTGCACTGCTGCTCGCTGAGATCGCAGCGCGCCCGGGTCCCGTCCACGATCGAGCGCAGGCGCTGCTCGATGAACTGCACCACCACATCCCGTTCGACGGCGCGTGGATGGCACTGGCCGAACGGGGGAGCACGGGGTACAGCGCGGTCGCGAGCACGGACCTCGACGAGTCGAGCGTCCGCTACCTGAGCGGTCCCGAGGTGGCACGCGACATCGAGCGGACCGGTCTTGATCGCGCACGGCCTCCCACCAGTCTCTCCGACCTGCCCTATCCGTCGGCGGGCCTGCAGACGTGGGCGGAGTGCCTGCTCCCCGCAGGATTCCACGAGGCGTTGTCCGTCGCACTGTTCGAGGACGGCGGTCGGCACGTGGGCTTCATGACGGTGCTGTTCCGGAGCGCGGCCCCGCCGTCGCGGACACTCCGCCGGCGACTCACTCGGCTCCTGCCCGAGTTCGCGTCGGGCATCGACCCGGTCCGGTCGCTGGCGACGTCGGCAGCCTCCGTCAGCGGAGCCCGGTCGGGCGTGGTGCTGCTTCCCGGGTCCGGGGTCACCCGCATCCCGGGTTTGTCCGATGACGTGCTCCTCTCCGCCGATTCCGCGCTCGTCGATGCGGCCAGGGACGCCATCGGCGAGGGGCAGCGCTACGCCACGTTCCTGTGGCCGCGCGGGGGCCGACAGCTGCCGGACGGTTACACGCGGGTGACGGTGCTCGCCTGCGATCGAGATCTCCAGACAGCGGCCCGAGGGGTCGTCGTGCTCTCACCCGCCGGGCGCCTGCGGGGCTTGACGCCACGCGAACTCGAGGTGCTGGGCCACGTGATCGAGGGGTGCTCGAACCTCGAGATCGCCCGAGCGCTGATGATCGCCCCCCGCACGGTCGCTGCGCACATCGAGCACATCCTGTTCAAGCTCGATGCCACGTCGCGCACGCTCGCCGCCGTGCGCGCGGAGCGTGCCGGTCTCTACGTGCCGCTCTCGCGCGCCCGGCAGGGCTGA
- a CDS encoding DUF1345 domain-containing protein: MSHLSMKAGVGAIVGAVVAVIAALLGVPDLSPLLGWAIAAGVFLVWAWSAAWPADPERTRALARHEDRSRKLVDVLVIAATFLSLVLVLFALVRSQQKDPVGSAAAILAVVGVVAAWAVVNTVYAFKYARMYYIDDSHRFDFDQDEDPSYSDFAYTAFSIGMAYNAGNITQSSTPSRRIALGHALLSYFFGTFVVAVAINLITGLAQGG, from the coding sequence ATGTCCCACCTGTCGATGAAGGCCGGTGTCGGCGCGATCGTCGGGGCAGTGGTCGCGGTGATCGCCGCTCTCCTCGGTGTCCCCGATCTGTCGCCGTTGTTGGGCTGGGCGATCGCCGCAGGAGTGTTCCTCGTCTGGGCGTGGTCCGCGGCCTGGCCAGCAGATCCCGAGCGGACCCGTGCCCTCGCTCGCCACGAGGACCGGTCACGGAAGCTCGTCGACGTCCTCGTCATCGCCGCGACGTTCCTCAGCCTCGTCCTGGTGCTCTTCGCGCTCGTCCGCAGCCAGCAGAAGGACCCGGTCGGGTCTGCCGCTGCGATCCTCGCGGTCGTCGGCGTCGTGGCGGCCTGGGCAGTCGTGAACACCGTGTACGCCTTCAAGTACGCGCGCATGTACTACATCGACGACAGCCACCGTTTCGACTTCGACCAGGACGAGGACCCGTCCTACAGCGACTTCGCCTACACGGCCTTCTCGATCGGGATGGCCTACAACGCGGGCAACATCACCCAGTCGTCCACCCCGTCACGCCGGATCGCCCTGGGTCACGCGCTGCTGTCCTACTTCTTCGGCACCTTCGTGGTCGCGGTCGCCATCAACCTGATCACCGGCCTCGCCCAGGGAGGGTGA
- a CDS encoding sugar-binding domain-containing protein produces MTTTSSTPRPEYPRPQCTRERWMNLNGRWGFDFDPGDSGFERGLSSPDAELSLEITVPFAPESTLSGIGDVDFHHAVWYRRQVSVPTDWDGRILLHFGAVDHDTTVWVDGREVGRHRGGFTSFTFDLTARAGVRAGDTVTLTVRARDSKDAPQARGKQSTEYANHDADYTRTTGIWQTVWLEPVPEIAIRRPRITPDLEGEHFAVEVPLSTGLPGGRVRVTVSDEHGVVGEREVRADLTLTPRLTVAIVAGRVRPWSIADPFLYDVRVELLDADGAVVDQVGSYAGLRSVAIVGRSVLINGETVFQSLVLDQGLYADGLLTAPSDGALVHDIELSMQAGFNGARLHQKVFEERFLYHADRLGYLVWGEFGDWGCKTTGPSDDRQQPDASYVAEWLEALERDYSHPAIIGWCPLNETRQHISDRITALDDVTRAMFLATKAMDTTRPVLDASGYAHRVFETDVYDSHNYDQDPATFSATLGMLDPTTRTAFVNTEDDGDRHVEGARPWSLPYNGQPYFCSEFGGIWWNADAAAAADAPEQSGTTSWGYGERVRSLDDFYARFEGLVTALLGNEHMFGYCYTQLTDVFQEQNGVYDFARGQKFDIERIREIQTRVAAIEAAARP; encoded by the coding sequence ATGACCACGACCTCCTCGACGCCCCGCCCCGAGTACCCCCGGCCGCAGTGCACCCGCGAGCGGTGGATGAACCTCAACGGCCGGTGGGGCTTCGACTTCGATCCGGGTGACTCGGGCTTCGAGCGCGGCCTGTCGTCCCCTGATGCCGAGCTGTCGCTGGAGATCACGGTGCCCTTCGCGCCGGAGTCGACGCTGTCGGGCATCGGCGACGTCGACTTCCACCACGCCGTCTGGTACCGCCGGCAGGTCTCGGTGCCGACGGACTGGGACGGGCGGATCCTGCTGCACTTCGGCGCGGTGGACCACGACACGACCGTCTGGGTCGACGGGCGAGAGGTCGGTCGGCACCGCGGCGGGTTCACGAGCTTCACGTTCGACCTCACCGCCCGCGCCGGGGTCCGCGCCGGCGACACGGTCACCCTGACGGTCCGCGCCCGTGACTCGAAGGACGCACCGCAGGCCCGCGGGAAGCAGTCCACCGAGTACGCGAACCACGATGCCGACTACACCCGCACGACGGGCATCTGGCAGACGGTCTGGCTCGAGCCGGTCCCCGAGATCGCCATCCGCCGCCCGAGGATCACGCCGGACCTCGAGGGCGAGCACTTCGCCGTCGAGGTCCCGCTCAGCACCGGGCTGCCGGGCGGTCGCGTCCGCGTGACCGTCTCTGACGAGCACGGTGTGGTGGGGGAGCGCGAGGTCCGTGCCGATCTCACGCTGACGCCGCGGCTCACGGTCGCGATCGTAGCAGGCCGCGTCCGGCCGTGGTCGATCGCCGACCCGTTCCTCTACGACGTCCGCGTCGAGTTGCTGGACGCAGACGGTGCCGTGGTCGACCAGGTCGGCAGCTACGCCGGGCTCCGCAGCGTCGCGATCGTCGGTCGGTCGGTGCTGATCAACGGCGAGACCGTCTTCCAGAGCCTCGTGCTCGACCAGGGCCTCTACGCCGACGGACTCCTCACCGCGCCGTCCGACGGCGCTCTCGTGCACGACATCGAGCTCAGCATGCAGGCCGGGTTCAACGGTGCGCGCCTGCATCAGAAGGTCTTCGAGGAGCGGTTCCTGTACCACGCCGACCGTCTGGGCTACCTCGTGTGGGGCGAGTTCGGGGACTGGGGCTGCAAGACGACCGGTCCGAGCGACGACCGGCAGCAGCCCGACGCCAGCTACGTCGCCGAGTGGCTCGAAGCGCTCGAGCGCGACTACTCGCACCCGGCGATCATCGGGTGGTGCCCGCTCAACGAGACGCGCCAGCACATCTCCGATCGGATCACCGCGCTCGACGACGTCACCCGTGCGATGTTCCTCGCCACCAAGGCGATGGACACGACCCGCCCGGTGCTCGACGCGTCGGGCTACGCGCACCGCGTGTTCGAGACCGACGTCTACGACTCGCACAACTACGACCAGGACCCGGCCACGTTCAGCGCGACGCTCGGGATGCTCGACCCCACGACCCGGACGGCGTTCGTCAACACCGAGGACGACGGCGACCGCCACGTGGAGGGCGCTCGCCCGTGGAGCCTGCCGTACAACGGCCAGCCCTACTTCTGCAGCGAGTTCGGCGGCATCTGGTGGAACGCCGACGCCGCTGCCGCCGCTGATGCCCCGGAGCAATCAGGCACGACCTCGTGGGGGTACGGGGAACGGGTCCGCTCGCTCGACGACTTCTACGCACGCTTCGAGGGGCTCGTGACCGCGCTCCTCGGCAACGAGCACATGTTCGGGTACTGCTACACGCAGCTCACCGACGTGTTCCAGGAGCAGAACGGCGTGTACGACTTCGCCCGCGGCCAGAAGTTCGACATCGAACGCATCCGCGAGATCCAGACCCGGGTCGCCGCGATCGAGGCAGCTGCTCGTCCCTGA
- a CDS encoding extracellular solute-binding protein, whose amino-acid sequence MSPLSRRQLLVGGASILGGAVLAGGLTGCATGSTAASGADRLQFWHLLTGGDGAKMADLVKRADAATGVAAQQTVLAWGTPYYTKLAMASVGGRAPDLAIMHASRLEGYAPGGLLDTWDDDLLAEFGVRESDYPAAVWKKTFVDGKHYAVALDAHPFVQFYNTDILDKAGALGSDGRIVDISSPDQLLEVGRAVKGVTKTHGISYGYLNDGANLWRMLYTLYRQQGATMVFTPGRKAEVEKDAAMAALDFMKTMLDGDIAANAADGGTALAEFVTQKSGIMFTGVWDTPSMKDAKIPFDAQPIPTMYSEPAAYADSHTFVLPHQNVVDEQKRRDAHEFVAAIVKRSLSWAQAGHIPAYNPVTDSAEYKKLLPQAHYAGAADIANYDPQAWFTGAGSDFQTAVGNALQGVLLGQTKPEAGWDQLMGVVNKKLSEPNPAG is encoded by the coding sequence ATGTCCCCCCTCTCCCGCCGGCAGTTGCTGGTCGGCGGCGCATCGATCCTCGGCGGCGCGGTGCTCGCCGGCGGCCTCACCGGCTGCGCGACCGGATCGACCGCCGCCTCCGGCGCCGACCGACTCCAGTTCTGGCACCTGCTGACCGGCGGTGACGGGGCGAAGATGGCCGACCTCGTCAAGCGTGCCGACGCAGCGACCGGTGTCGCCGCCCAGCAGACGGTCCTCGCCTGGGGAACGCCGTACTACACGAAGCTCGCGATGGCGAGCGTCGGGGGCCGTGCACCGGACCTCGCGATCATGCACGCGAGCCGCCTCGAGGGCTACGCGCCCGGCGGCCTGCTCGACACGTGGGACGACGACCTGCTCGCCGAGTTCGGCGTCCGTGAATCGGACTACCCGGCGGCGGTGTGGAAGAAGACCTTCGTCGACGGCAAGCACTACGCAGTGGCGCTCGATGCCCACCCGTTCGTGCAGTTCTACAACACCGACATCCTCGACAAGGCCGGTGCGCTCGGCAGCGACGGGCGCATCGTCGACATCTCGAGCCCCGACCAGCTGCTCGAGGTCGGCCGAGCGGTCAAGGGCGTCACGAAGACCCACGGCATCTCGTACGGGTACCTCAACGACGGCGCGAACCTGTGGCGGATGCTCTACACGCTCTACCGGCAGCAGGGCGCCACGATGGTGTTCACGCCGGGCAGGAAGGCCGAGGTCGAGAAGGACGCGGCGATGGCCGCGCTCGACTTCATGAAGACGATGCTCGACGGCGACATCGCGGCGAACGCCGCCGACGGCGGCACCGCCCTCGCCGAGTTCGTCACGCAGAAGTCCGGGATCATGTTCACCGGCGTCTGGGACACCCCGTCGATGAAGGACGCGAAGATCCCGTTCGACGCGCAGCCGATCCCGACGATGTACTCGGAGCCCGCTGCGTACGCCGACTCGCACACCTTCGTGCTCCCGCACCAGAACGTCGTCGACGAGCAGAAGCGCCGTGACGCGCACGAGTTCGTCGCCGCGATCGTCAAGCGGTCCCTCAGTTGGGCGCAGGCGGGACACATCCCGGCGTACAACCCGGTCACCGACAGCGCCGAGTACAAGAAGCTGCTGCCCCAGGCGCACTACGCGGGCGCCGCGGACATCGCGAACTACGACCCGCAGGCGTGGTTCACCGGCGCCGGCAGCGACTTCCAGACCGCGGTCGGGAACGCACTGCAGGGCGTGCTGCTCGGTCAGACCAAGCCCGAAGCCGGTTGGGACCAGCTGATGGGCGTCGTGAACAAGAAGCTCTCCGAGCCGAACCCGGCCGGCTGA
- a CDS encoding sugar ABC transporter permease, with the protein MASATAGPTPHAVSAGERDASRARGRTVKRRRDNRAGWAFVAPFVVFFVAFLVVPIVWGLYLSFTATSLTGAGNHLVGFANYFEAFGDADMWRSMGNTVWFTVLSTIPLVVVALAMALLVNTGLPGQWLWRLSFFMPYLLASTVVSQIFLWLFNPQLGLFNHLLTSIGLPPSNWLNDQDIAMYAVVGTTVWWTVGFNFLLYLAALQNIPESQYEAASLDGAGTWRKLWSITLPQLRGTTGLIVVLQILASLKVFDQIYQMTTGGPNGSTRPIVEYIFESGFTGYRFGYSSAISYIFFAMIVIISIAQFTAGRRGDAIARADRADARRRRAAVRAATKGQAA; encoded by the coding sequence GTGGCATCAGCAACCGCAGGTCCGACACCGCACGCAGTCAGTGCCGGGGAGCGCGACGCGTCCCGCGCCAGGGGCCGGACCGTCAAGCGCAGGCGCGACAACCGCGCGGGGTGGGCGTTCGTCGCCCCCTTCGTCGTGTTCTTCGTCGCGTTCCTCGTCGTCCCCATCGTCTGGGGCCTCTACCTCAGCTTCACCGCGACCAGCCTCACCGGGGCCGGCAACCACCTCGTCGGGTTCGCGAACTACTTCGAGGCCTTCGGCGACGCCGACATGTGGCGCTCGATGGGCAACACCGTCTGGTTCACCGTCCTGTCGACGATCCCGCTCGTGGTCGTCGCCCTCGCGATGGCGCTCCTGGTGAACACCGGCCTGCCGGGACAGTGGCTCTGGCGACTGTCCTTCTTCATGCCCTACCTGCTCGCGTCGACCGTCGTCTCGCAGATCTTCCTGTGGCTGTTCAACCCGCAGCTCGGGCTGTTCAACCACCTGTTGACCTCGATCGGACTCCCGCCGAGCAACTGGCTCAACGACCAGGACATTGCGATGTACGCCGTCGTCGGCACCACGGTCTGGTGGACCGTCGGGTTCAACTTCCTGCTGTACCTGGCCGCCCTGCAGAACATCCCGGAGTCGCAGTACGAAGCGGCGTCCCTCGACGGAGCCGGCACCTGGCGGAAGCTCTGGTCGATCACGCTCCCGCAGCTCCGCGGCACGACCGGACTCATCGTCGTCCTGCAGATCCTGGCGTCCCTGAAGGTGTTCGACCAGATCTACCAGATGACGACCGGCGGACCGAACGGCTCCACCCGGCCGATCGTCGAGTACATCTTCGAGTCGGGGTTCACCGGGTACCGCTTCGGCTACTCGTCCGCGATCTCGTACATCTTCTTCGCGATGATCGTCATCATCTCGATCGCACAGTTCACCGCCGGGCGTCGTGGTGACGCCATCGCCCGTGCCGATCGGGCCGACGCGCGTCGCAGGCGCGCCGCCGTCCGTGCCGCCACGAAGGGACAGGCAGCATGA
- a CDS encoding carbohydrate ABC transporter permease: protein MSTATIDPQSLQTSTPTTTVRVRTTKHHGPKWGPARIGALVVLIVLAVSWLLPILWAIDTSLKSETDAAAAQQSWIPAGGFTIDAYVKVLTQGQIPVWIWNSLFTSVVVTLVTVILSTLAAYAFSRLDFSGRKWLYAAIIGSIMVPPQVLIIPLFYEMLAMNLVDTYLGIILPQVIAPAMVFILKQFFDQIPVELEEAARVDGAGRLRVFFTIVLPLSRPILAAVAIFVFIGAWNNFLWPFLVTNQANLMTLPVGLQTVKSAFGIQYAQNMATAMLAAAPLIIVFLFFQRQIIKGIATTGFGGQ from the coding sequence ATGAGCACCGCCACCATCGACCCGCAGTCGCTCCAGACGAGCACCCCCACGACGACCGTCCGGGTCCGGACCACGAAGCACCACGGGCCGAAGTGGGGGCCAGCACGCATCGGGGCGCTCGTCGTCCTGATCGTGCTGGCCGTCAGCTGGCTGCTGCCGATCCTCTGGGCGATCGACACCTCGCTGAAGTCCGAGACCGACGCCGCGGCCGCGCAGCAGTCCTGGATCCCGGCCGGTGGCTTCACGATCGACGCCTACGTCAAGGTGCTGACCCAGGGGCAGATCCCGGTCTGGATCTGGAACTCGCTGTTCACGTCCGTCGTCGTCACCCTGGTCACCGTGATCCTGTCGACGCTGGCGGCGTACGCGTTCAGCCGCCTCGACTTCTCCGGTCGGAAGTGGCTCTACGCCGCGATCATCGGCTCGATCATGGTGCCGCCGCAGGTGCTGATCATCCCGCTGTTCTACGAGATGCTGGCGATGAACCTCGTCGACACGTACCTCGGCATCATCCTGCCGCAGGTGATCGCGCCGGCCATGGTGTTCATCCTCAAGCAGTTCTTCGACCAGATCCCGGTCGAGCTCGAGGAAGCGGCGCGTGTCGACGGAGCCGGGCGCCTCCGGGTGTTCTTCACGATCGTGCTGCCCCTGTCGCGACCGATCCTGGCCGCCGTGGCGATCTTCGTGTTCATCGGGGCGTGGAACAACTTCCTCTGGCCGTTCCTCGTGACGAACCAGGCGAACCTCATGACGCTCCCAGTGGGGCTGCAGACCGTGAAGAGCGCGTTCGGCATCCAGTACGCACAGAACATGGCGACGGCGATGCTCGCGGCTGCGCCGCTCATCATCGTGTTCCTGTTCTTCCAGCGACAGATCATCAAGGGCATCGCGACTACCGGGTTCGGTGGGCAGTGA
- a CDS encoding zinc-dependent alcohol dehydrogenase family protein: MRAVSIEEYGPAEGLVVSERPDPVAGPDSVLIEVEAIGVGGVDAVIRRGTLGSSFPVGMVPGSEVAGTVTAVGDGIDGAWVGRRVWGFTGTSGAYAELAVARLEDVTVLPDDLSAVDAVAVGSAATVAHFALRHAHLTAGESVLVRGAAGSLGIAAVQLAAQAGATTIAVTTSSPERGRRLLDLGATHVLDRSGRPLDDSPAPSDFDVLVDVAGGPELPSFLEMLAPNGRAVSIGVVGGHPPADFGMTLMRLFQRSLSFATFSLDTVPRAERNDARAALLATAAADGLTPVVEAVLPLADAVEAHRRMDAGSVFGRIVLTVR; the protein is encoded by the coding sequence GTGCGCGCAGTGTCGATCGAGGAGTACGGCCCAGCGGAGGGCCTCGTCGTCTCGGAGCGCCCTGATCCCGTCGCCGGCCCCGACTCGGTGCTGATCGAGGTCGAGGCGATCGGGGTCGGCGGGGTCGACGCGGTGATCCGCCGCGGGACCCTCGGGAGCTCGTTCCCCGTCGGGATGGTCCCGGGGAGCGAGGTCGCGGGGACCGTCACCGCGGTCGGCGACGGCATCGACGGCGCATGGGTCGGCCGGCGGGTGTGGGGCTTCACGGGCACCAGCGGTGCGTACGCGGAGCTGGCCGTGGCCCGGCTCGAGGACGTCACGGTGCTCCCGGACGACCTGTCCGCCGTCGACGCGGTCGCGGTCGGCAGCGCCGCCACGGTCGCCCACTTCGCGCTCCGGCACGCACACCTGACGGCAGGCGAATCGGTCCTCGTGCGTGGCGCGGCCGGCAGTCTCGGGATCGCAGCCGTCCAGCTCGCAGCACAGGCCGGCGCCACGACCATCGCGGTCACGACGTCGTCGCCCGAACGGGGCCGACGACTGCTGGACCTCGGTGCCACCCACGTCCTCGATCGCTCCGGTCGCCCCCTCGACGACAGCCCGGCTCCGTCGGACTTCGACGTCCTGGTCGACGTCGCCGGCGGCCCCGAGCTGCCGTCGTTCCTCGAGATGCTCGCCCCGAACGGGCGCGCGGTCTCGATCGGGGTGGTGGGCGGCCACCCGCCGGCCGACTTCGGCATGACGCTCATGCGGCTGTTCCAGCGGTCGCTCTCGTTCGCGACGTTCAGTCTCGACACCGTCCCTCGCGCCGAGCGCAACGACGCCCGCGCCGCACTCCTCGCCACGGCCGCTGCCGACGGTCTGACCCCGGTCGTCGAGGCGGTCCTGCCGCTCGCCGACGCCGTCGAGGCACATCGACGGATGGACGCCGGGAGCGTCTTCGGCCGGATCGTGCTGACGGTGCGCTGA
- a CDS encoding TetR/AcrR family transcriptional regulator — MPAPMPHLRSDALDNRDRLLDAARTLFDEVGLGVTMREVARRAGVGPATLYRRFPTKQDLVGAAFAEELRECRAIVERGAADPDPWRGLRRVVVDSSELNARNHAFVEAFTNDFPDAVDFARHRAELLRILAGLARRAQAAGALRADFVLDDLVLVLLAGRGVSRAPAAQRLAAARRFAVIAVDGLRADRRTDDRADRRTGDRADRRTDDRADRPAARRAATS; from the coding sequence ATGCCTGCCCCGATGCCTCACTTGCGCTCCGACGCGCTCGACAACCGCGACCGCCTGCTCGACGCGGCCAGGACGCTGTTCGACGAGGTCGGCCTCGGGGTGACGATGCGCGAGGTCGCACGACGCGCCGGCGTGGGACCGGCCACGCTCTACCGGCGATTCCCGACGAAGCAGGACCTGGTCGGCGCGGCGTTCGCGGAGGAGCTCCGGGAGTGCCGGGCGATCGTCGAACGCGGGGCGGCCGATCCGGATCCGTGGCGTGGGCTCCGGAGGGTGGTCGTCGACTCGAGCGAGCTGAACGCCAGGAACCACGCGTTCGTCGAGGCCTTCACGAACGACTTCCCCGATGCCGTCGACTTCGCGCGCCACCGGGCCGAGCTGCTGCGGATCCTCGCCGGCCTCGCTCGGCGGGCGCAGGCAGCCGGTGCGCTCCGCGCGGACTTCGTCCTCGACGACCTCGTCCTGGTGCTCCTCGCCGGAAGGGGCGTCTCCCGCGCGCCCGCTGCGCAGCGGCTCGCGGCCGCGCGGCGCTTCGCGGTCATCGCCGTCGACGGCCTCCGCGCGGATCGGCGGACGGACGACCGTGCGGACCGCCGGACGGGCGACCGCGCGGACCGGCGGACGGACGACCGCGCGGACCGGCCGGCAGCGCGTCGCGCGGCGACCAGCTGA
- a CDS encoding DUF808 domain-containing protein, with product MSVGLLAVVDDILSAALKASAKTAGVVIDDAAVTPQYVQGLEPARELPVVGRIALGSLFNKFVIIIPLALLLTAFAPWVLPWLLVLGGTYLCFEGAEKVMEWFGFHHESGAAETTTEPKLVFGAIRTDLILSTEIMLIALASLDTGLGFWATLGALAVIALAMTGVVYGAVALLVKVDDVGLQMMKNPVRRTRRLGARIVAAMPAVFRVISIVGTVAMLWVGGHLVIANLAETFWHGPLDLLHVVEHAIEAAGPVVTWIVDTALSAVAGLALGLVVVAVVTGIGRLRGPRHQTAH from the coding sequence ATGTCAGTCGGCCTGCTCGCCGTCGTCGACGACATCCTGTCGGCCGCCCTCAAGGCCAGCGCGAAGACCGCCGGCGTCGTGATCGACGATGCCGCGGTGACCCCGCAGTACGTGCAGGGCCTCGAACCCGCGCGCGAACTGCCGGTCGTCGGGCGCATCGCCCTCGGCAGCCTCTTCAACAAGTTCGTCATCATCATCCCCCTGGCGCTCCTGCTCACGGCGTTCGCCCCGTGGGTGCTGCCGTGGCTGCTCGTCCTCGGCGGCACGTACCTGTGCTTCGAGGGTGCCGAGAAGGTCATGGAGTGGTTCGGCTTCCACCACGAGAGCGGTGCCGCGGAGACGACGACCGAACCGAAGCTGGTGTTCGGCGCGATCCGGACCGACCTCATCCTGAGCACCGAGATCATGCTCATCGCCCTGGCGAGCCTCGACACCGGCCTCGGGTTCTGGGCGACGCTCGGCGCGCTCGCGGTGATCGCCCTCGCGATGACGGGGGTCGTCTACGGTGCCGTCGCGCTGCTCGTGAAGGTCGACGACGTCGGCCTCCAGATGATGAAGAACCCGGTCCGCCGCACCCGACGACTCGGCGCCAGGATCGTCGCCGCGATGCCGGCCGTCTTCCGCGTGATCAGCATCGTCGGCACCGTCGCGATGCTGTGGGTGGGCGGCCACCTGGTGATCGCGAACCTCGCCGAGACCTTCTGGCACGGCCCGCTGGACCTGCTGCACGTCGTCGAGCACGCGATCGAGGCCGCCGGCCCCGTCGTCACCTGGATCGTCGACACCGCACTGTCGGCCGTGGCCGGCCTGGCGCTCGGCCTGGTCGTGGTCGCGGTGGTGACCGGCATCGGCCGGCTGCGCGGTCCGCGGCACCAGACCGCGCACTGA